CGGTTTATCCGGCAGCTTTACGGTGACCGTCACCGCCGCCAATATCAATTCCGACGGCGTGCCCAATAATTCGTTTCCGCTCGACCAGGATTTTGCATTGGTCGTTTACAACGGGAACTCGACCTCTGTGCCGGTGCTCGCTCCCGATGGGACGACCCTTCTCAACGAGAGCTGCACCAACGGAGCCATTGATCCAGGTGAGACGGTGACATTAAATTTCGCATTGCAGAACCTGGGCAGTGCTTCGACTACTAATTTGGTGGCCACATTGCTGCCCGGCGGCGGGGTGGTTTCGCCGAGCGCGGCGCAAAGTTACGGCGCTATTCCGGCTGCGGGCGGTGTAGCGGCAGAGCCATTTACGTTTACCGCACAAGGCTCCTGCGGCGGTGTCATCACGGCCACCCTGCAACTGCGCGATGGCTCGGCTAATCTGGGCAATATCACCTTCACTCTGCAATTGGGAAGCCCGGTTGCGTTCACTGCGCTGAGCCAGAATTTCGATAGCGTGACTCCGCCAGCCTTGCCTGCAGGTTGGACTTCGGTCATCAGTGGAGGCGCTACCCCATGGGCCACCTCTTCAGGAGCTTCTGCTACACCGCACAATTCGGCTTTCGGCGGCGATGTTGCCAACCCGGGCATCGCCAATTTGGTTTCTCCGGTTGTCGCCATCCAATCCGCCTTCGCACAGCTCACTTTCCAAAACGCTTACGACCTCGAAGCCGATACCACTTCCGGCACGGCATACGATGGCGGAGTGTTGGAAATCAAAATCGGCAGTGGCCCGTTCCAGGATATCCTCGCGGCGGGCGGAAGCTTTGTGACCGGCGGCTATAATATGACCATCTATCTCAGTACGGACAGTCCGCTTCCCAATCGCCAGGCCTGGAGCGGAATCTCGGGCGGCTTTATCACCACCACAGTGAACTTGCCGGCTGCCGCCCAGGGCCAAAACGTCCAGTTCCGATGGCGCCTGGCCACCGACACCGGCAATCAGAACGGCGGGACCGGCTGGTATGTGGATTCGGTGTCCGTCCGGGACTATTCCTACAATTGCTGCACCGCGCCTTTGCCGCCAACCATCAGCGGCGTCTCTTTGGCCGGTGCTCACGTGACAATTACCTTCAACAGCATCGCGGGCGTCCATTACACCCTCCAATACAAGAATGCCCCGACCGATCCGCAATGGAGCACAATCCCTCCGACAGTTACGGGGACGGGTGGCATCCTTTCCTTAACCGATACCAATTCCCTGCCGCCCAGCCGATTTTACAGGGTCATGGGTTATTAGAGGGTGTTTTGAAAATGCTCCCACTCCTCCTCGCCCTCGATTCTTAAGGGCTTTCGACGCAAAGCGCCAGAGAGACTGGCGCAGTCCATGACGCTTCGCGCGGACCCACACCGGAAGGCGCCAGCGTTTTGGACTGCGGCAGTCCTCTGCCGCTTTTGGATGTCCTGCCCTCGGACCGCGCCTTCCCAATTCCATGCCGCTGGGCGTGGGAATGGAAACTTAACGCAAGGGGCGGCCCCAAAGCGCCAGAGGACTGGCGCAGTCCACGACGCTTCGCGCGGACCGGCGCCAGAAGGCGCGCAGCGTTTTGGACTGCGCGGCGTTGATAAACCTCTCCGCTCAGCCCCGTGCCACGTATTTCAGCTCGCGGATTTCCAGCGCGCCCGCCTTCGGTTCATAGAACGGCTTTCCTCCCTTGACCCCGACGGTTCCATAGCCGGAGGCGGTCGAAAAGAAGCAGCGGAAATCCCCCGCCAGAGAAGGTTCGAGATACAGGATTTTATCCACGGCATCGTACCGCGCGCCGCTGAGGCCAAAGAGCAGGGCATAGGAGGACATCGCACGGGCGTACCAATGGCCGCATTCGTATTCGTCGAAGGGATTGCGCACCCGTCCGTCATAGCGGTCGCGGCAGAGGCGCACGATTTCGAGTCCTTGCTTCACCCGGCCCATCCGCATCAGGTGCGAGGCGACGTGGTATTCGATGCCGGTCCAAACCTCATTGGAATAGGGGAAGGGCAGCGATAGCTCGCTCCCTTTAGGCCAGGTGCACACCAGCAGCCCGCCTTCGGCCCCGCACGCATAGGTTGGCCGTTGCGGGTTGGCAAACGTTGCCAGCGTCCGCTTCAGATTGTAGCGGTGGACGGCTTCCAAATGACTGAGGACCTTGCCCGAATCGAGCACCTGGCCAACTCCGCAGACCAGCGCCAGCCATGAACCCAGCACCCCGTCGGCCAGGCAGCCGGTCCCATATTGATATTTGGGCCCTTCCTTCTCAAAGATGGCCACAGCCTCTGGAGAATAGCTTCCGACCATGCTCTTGTTTTCCAGCGGATTCTGCGCGCGCAGGCCCTTCCACTGGATGTGTTGGAAAAAGTACTCGCCATTGAACAGGTCGGTTTCCGCTTTCTGTGTCCCGCGCTCGAGCAATTCCCCATAGAGCGGTACCGCGTCGTCCAGCGCTTTGCCCATCAGCACAGCGGCCTGGAGCGCTCCGAGGTAGAAGCTGGTGCAAAACCCGCCTGGCCCCCAGAATTCGATATCGTATGTATTATGGTGCGGTTCCTCGATCCATCCCTTGTGCGCCGGGTCCCACGTCTCAATGCCGTAGTCCAGGCTGCGTTTGACCTTGGGCCAAAGACCGCGCAGCCATTGGCTATCCCCGCTGATGCGCCATTCGCGGAACGCCTTCATAATGCCCCCGAGCTGCCCGTCGGCTGCGGCATAAAAATCGTGTTCTATGGGCCGGATGGGCAAGGCGCTGCGGAACTGCTGATGGCCGGCATCGTTCTGCGAGGGTCCAAACTCTGTCTCGCGCAAGGTGCGTTCCAGCGCGGGGAACAGGTGAGGAATGGCCTGGGCATAGTTCCAAACATGGGTGCAGGAACCGTGGCAGCAGCCCGAATCATCCCCACAGCCTTCCCACGACCACAACCTCCCGTCCGTCTGGCGCAGCACCGTCGGGGATTTCAGAATGCTCAGGTCGGCTCCAACCGCTTCGAGCACCTCGGCTGGAAGCGTGGAATCAAATAAGCAATCGCTGAAGCGCTGGGTCTTTTGGCGCAGTTCTTCATAATGATCACGCCAGTAAAAGCTGATGCTGTTGATGTCCGTAAATCGGCCAGCATACCACGGTCGAAAATCCGCCGTGGAAACCGGCCCAGGCTTCACCCCGGGCAAATCCCTGCCAATACGCAAATTGGTCTGCGCGGCGAACCAGGCTAAACGCAGGACCACTGTTTGGGAGCCCCCCGGGCCCAGTTCGATTGGAACGAACAAACTGGCGCCGGGGCTGGCAGCCCCCTCGGTAATGGGCGGCCGGTCGAAACACGCGCCTTTGGCCACGTCCTGCCAGGCCATGGTGAGTGGGTCCCACCAACCGCCCCGGAACCAGGCATGGTTCACTTTAACCTCTGGAGATGAAACAGTCGCCGAGAAGGCCCCCTCTTCCCATGGCCGCTCTGCATCGCTGCCCCCCCACAGGATGAAGCCCCCGGCGATTGGCCGCACCGCTTGCGGGTTGTTGCCGTTGGCCATGAAGTTTTTGGCATTAAACGAGAACACCCCTTCGAGCCGCACGCGGCCGGCATTATGGAACCGATACTCGAGGGCGGCAACCGGCAGGCTCGAATTATCGGCGTCGCCCGGCTCGAATGGGCTCCAGCCGGTAATCTGGATTTCCAGCGGCAGTTCCGGGTCGCTGAGGGTCACCACGCCAAAGGGAAAGCGGCTTTTGAAACTGGCCGACGCACAGCGCGGCAATCCATAGGTCGTGCCCCCGGCCCCATTCGCCGTCCCGGGCGGCCCGAAGATTTTTCTGGCAGGCACCGGCCCCTCCAGCACCCGGGCCGCCTCCGGTTTATCTTTCAATGAGATGGCTGCAAACACGCACGGTTCGTTATAGACCTCTGGCCGGTTGCGAAACGAAACATGCGACAGCGTCCCGGCGCCTTCGAGACAAACCATGCCGGCGCCTATCCCGCCCAGCGGAAAGGCGACCTGGTTCAAAAACTCGCCTTTGTAATCTGAGTTATAGGCGCGGGTGCTCCCGCGCTTTGAAGCCCCGGCCCTTTTCGGCGCAGAAGTTTGCGGCAGGACCTGCTCGGCTTGGGCAGGCGGCATTGCCTGAAGGCCGCCAACAGCCCCCACCGTTGCAGCGGATAATTTCAGAAACCTTCGCCGGGGCATCGATAAGTCGCCAGGATTCTTTTTCATCGAAGTCTTTCAGGTCCTAGAAATGAGCCAATCAAAGGCCCGGCCTCAGCCTGGACATTTCATATTTGATTTCGCGTTTCATTCATCGGGGCTTTAGCCCAGTGAAGGGGCTCGCTCCTGTTGCGGCTCTGCCGCGCTGCAAAATACGCGTCTGGCTCAATTCTGGCCCCTGCCCGAAACCCCTCTTGTCCCTTTGGCAATCGCCCGCGCCGCTTCCTTTGGCCGCAGCGCGCGGACCGCTTTGCCCGCCTGCCACATCTCAGAATCGCCAATGGCGGCCAGTTCCTTGGTCAATTGCGCCTGGTAATCGGGTTTGCCGCATGCCGAGAGCACCCGCGCGCATTCTTTGCCAGCCTTGACCCGCTGATACAGCTCTTTGAAAACCGGCATCACCGCCTTCTTGAAACGAGGTTTCCAGTCCAGCGCACCCCGCTGGGCCGTCGCCGAGCAATTAGCATACATCCAGTCCATCCCGTTTTCATCGACAAGCCGAATCAGGCTCTGAGTGAGCTCTTCGACCGTTTCGTTGAAGGCCTCGCTGGGCGAATGGCCATGCGAGCGCAACACATCGTATTGCGCCTCCATGATGCCAGCTAAGGCCCCCATCAACACCCCGCGCTCACCGGTCAGGTCGCTATACACCTCGTGCTCGAATGTCGTGGGAAACAGATACCCTGAGCCGATCCCAATCCCCACCGCCAGACAGCGTTCCTGCGCCCGGCCAGTCGCGTCCTGGCCCACGGCAAAACTCGAATTAATCCCCGCGCCGGTCAGGAAATTCCGCCGCACGGAGGTCCCCGAACCTTTGGGCGCCACCATGATCACATCCACGTCCTTTGGCGGGACCACCCCCGTCTGCTTCCGGTAAGCTATCGAAAAGCCGTGCGAGAAGTACAGCGCATCCCCTGGCTTCAGGTTCTTTTTGACCCCCGGCCAAATCGCGCGCTGAGCGGCATCGGAGACGAGCATCTGAATGATCGTGCCGCGGCGCACCGCCTCGTCGATCTCAAAAAGCGTCTTGCCCGGCACCCAGCCGTCCTGGATTGCCCGGTCCCAATCCCGTTTGAACCCGCTGGCCTGCCCGATGATGACATGGAATCCGTTGTCGCGCAGGTTGAGCGACTGCGCCGGCCCCTGCACCCCGTAACCGATGACCGCGATGACTTCCTTCTTGAGCACCTTGCGCGCCCGTGCCATCGGGAATTCCTTGCGCGTAATGACCTCTTCCTTCGTTCCACCAAAATTTATTGTTGCCATAGTTTTTCTTTCCGTTTCCCAACACCGCCCCAACGTTGTTACTTCCGAGGCAAGGCCACCTTGCCCGTTCGCGTCAAATCCACCACGCCGAAGCTCTTCATCAAATCCAGAAACTTCTCCACTTTGCTCTCGTTCCCAGTCACCTCGATAGTCAGGCTCTTGGGCTGCACATCGACGATTTTGGCCCGGAAGATGTCCGTAATCTGCATCACCTCGGCCCGCGTCTTGGAATCAACCGACACTTTGATCAGGACCAGCTCGCGATCCACATATTCCCCATCTCGAAAATCCACCACTTTCATGATGTCGGTCAGCTTATTGAGCTGCTTGACGATCTGTTCCAGCGTCGCGTCATCACCCCGCGTCACAATCGTCATGCGCGATGCGGTCGGGTCCTGCGTGGGCGCCACGTTCAGACTGTCAATGTTATAGCCGCGTCCGCTGAACAAACCCGCCACACGCGTCAGCACACCGAATTTATTCTCTACCAGCACCGAGATCGTATGTCGCATAAGCCCCGGTTTTACGGGAGGCGAACCCTAGCAATCGCCACATGGCAGGTCAACTGGCAAGTTTAGATCGTCTTTTGAAAGAAGAATCGCCGCCGGCGTCCTGCATTACCGAACGGAAGTTCAAGCCCTCTGGGTTCGCGGCGCCCTTGGGAGAGAAAAACAAAGCGAGAGGCAACTTTCGCCGCTTCTCTTGAACAAGAACCCGGGTCCGGGCGTCTATACCCTCGGTTGTTCCAGCGGGCAGGAGTTCTAATCAATAGCTATCTATGGTTTTGGATGAATTGGAGCGCGTGCCAGGCAGCCATCCCCTGGGCTTGGATTGCCGGGCCCATGCAATCCGGAGGTTATGACAACTTAATCATTTTCAGCCTCGAATCCCAGGCCCTCCGCAGCGGCTTCTCTGGTTATTTTCCTCGCTGCCACCGCCTTCATGATTCTGCTGAAGCTGCTGCTGGTTCCTCATCGTTATTTGGCCTTTGGTTACGTTTTGCCGCTCCTGCTCTGCTTGTGGCACCAAGACCGGCGGCTGCTCTGGGCATTGGCCCTGGCATTCGCCGCCATCAGCGCGCTGAAAAATTTTGTGGTGCTGCCGGGCCGCCCTGCTGAAGAACCTTTCGAACTGCTGCAGTGGCTGATGCAATGCCTTAATCTCGCGGTCGTCGCAGGCACGGTGCATGGCATCCTGAACCTAACCGACCGCCTGCGCGCCAGGAATCGCGAACTGCACGCCGCAAACGACGAACT
The Verrucomicrobiia bacterium genome window above contains:
- the ilvN gene encoding acetolactate synthase small subunit; the encoded protein is MRHTISVLVENKFGVLTRVAGLFSGRGYNIDSLNVAPTQDPTASRMTIVTRGDDATLEQIVKQLNKLTDIMKVVDFRDGEYVDRELVLIKVSVDSKTRAEVMQITDIFRAKIVDVQPKSLTIEVTGNESKVEKFLDLMKSFGVVDLTRTGKVALPRK
- the ilvC gene encoding ketol-acid reductoisomerase, which codes for MATINFGGTKEEVITRKEFPMARARKVLKKEVIAVIGYGVQGPAQSLNLRDNGFHVIIGQASGFKRDWDRAIQDGWVPGKTLFEIDEAVRRGTIIQMLVSDAAQRAIWPGVKKNLKPGDALYFSHGFSIAYRKQTGVVPPKDVDVIMVAPKGSGTSVRRNFLTGAGINSSFAVGQDATGRAQERCLAVGIGIGSGYLFPTTFEHEVYSDLTGERGVLMGALAGIMEAQYDVLRSHGHSPSEAFNETVEELTQSLIRLVDENGMDWMYANCSATAQRGALDWKPRFKKAVMPVFKELYQRVKAGKECARVLSACGKPDYQAQLTKELAAIGDSEMWQAGKAVRALRPKEAARAIAKGTRGVSGRGQN
- a CDS encoding GH116 family glycosyl hydrolase, producing the protein MKKNPGDLSMPRRRFLKLSAATVGAVGGLQAMPPAQAEQVLPQTSAPKRAGASKRGSTRAYNSDYKGEFLNQVAFPLGGIGAGMVCLEGAGTLSHVSFRNRPEVYNEPCVFAAISLKDKPEAARVLEGPVPARKIFGPPGTANGAGGTTYGLPRCASASFKSRFPFGVVTLSDPELPLEIQITGWSPFEPGDADNSSLPVAALEYRFHNAGRVRLEGVFSFNAKNFMANGNNPQAVRPIAGGFILWGGSDAERPWEEGAFSATVSSPEVKVNHAWFRGGWWDPLTMAWQDVAKGACFDRPPITEGAASPGASLFVPIELGPGGSQTVVLRLAWFAAQTNLRIGRDLPGVKPGPVSTADFRPWYAGRFTDINSISFYWRDHYEELRQKTQRFSDCLFDSTLPAEVLEAVGADLSILKSPTVLRQTDGRLWSWEGCGDDSGCCHGSCTHVWNYAQAIPHLFPALERTLRETEFGPSQNDAGHQQFRSALPIRPIEHDFYAAADGQLGGIMKAFREWRISGDSQWLRGLWPKVKRSLDYGIETWDPAHKGWIEEPHHNTYDIEFWGPGGFCTSFYLGALQAAVLMGKALDDAVPLYGELLERGTQKAETDLFNGEYFFQHIQWKGLRAQNPLENKSMVGSYSPEAVAIFEKEGPKYQYGTGCLADGVLGSWLALVCGVGQVLDSGKVLSHLEAVHRYNLKRTLATFANPQRPTYACGAEGGLLVCTWPKGSELSLPFPYSNEVWTGIEYHVASHLMRMGRVKQGLEIVRLCRDRYDGRVRNPFDEYECGHWYARAMSSYALLFGLSGARYDAVDKILYLEPSLAGDFRCFFSTASGYGTVGVKGGKPFYEPKAGALEIRELKYVARG